A single Sporosarcina sp. FSL W8-0480 DNA region contains:
- a CDS encoding phosphotransferase, with amino-acid sequence MFDNGDSTQLIKILNELYPVEILTVQSVTNEMFRCTAKQDVYFVRVTNYKSYDEQLEEVTYTNFLHKEGLAVSLAISSLNRNVVEKITLGNKEMLTVLYKAAPGIHLPREQWNADVLKELGRQIGRLHRISREFEEMHPVKHINDWHDNEEYAFLKYIPEEETAIRKIAQDVLSTIKGLPKNSSNYGLLHGDLWLENILVDDDLKLTMVDFQDCEKNFYIFDLAVPIYSAIEYSFVGRGNIVDYGREITKAIIEGYQEEHELPADMLEQLTLFIRLKEVFEYSLMHMYWNKEKLTEEQIRIMNHFRMRIERNHSIIDM; translated from the coding sequence ATGTTCGATAACGGAGATTCGACACAATTAATAAAAATACTCAACGAATTATATCCAGTAGAGATACTTACAGTTCAATCTGTTACAAATGAGATGTTCCGTTGTACCGCCAAACAGGACGTTTATTTCGTCAGAGTCACCAATTACAAGTCTTATGATGAACAGCTTGAAGAAGTTACATATACGAACTTCTTGCATAAAGAAGGATTGGCAGTATCGCTCGCTATTTCTTCATTAAATCGGAATGTAGTAGAAAAAATAACACTTGGCAACAAAGAAATGTTAACCGTCCTATACAAAGCAGCACCCGGTATCCATTTACCAAGAGAGCAGTGGAATGCCGATGTATTAAAAGAATTAGGACGCCAAATAGGCAGATTACATCGTATCTCGCGGGAATTTGAAGAGATGCATCCAGTGAAGCATATCAATGATTGGCATGACAATGAGGAATACGCTTTTCTTAAATATATCCCTGAAGAAGAAACCGCGATTAGAAAAATTGCACAAGACGTTTTATCAACGATTAAGGGGTTGCCGAAAAATAGCTCGAATTACGGATTGCTTCATGGTGACCTGTGGTTGGAAAACATATTGGTTGATGATGATTTGAAATTGACGATGGTTGATTTTCAAGACTGCGAAAAGAACTTCTATATTTTTGACTTGGCAGTTCCTATTTACAGTGCGATCGAGTATTCGTTTGTAGGAAGAGGCAATATAGTCGATTACGGACGGGAGATCACAAAAGCAATTATTGAAGGGTATCAAGAGGAACATGAACTTCCTGCTGATATGTTGGAGCAACTGACCCTCTTTATTCGGCTTAAGGAAGTCTTTGAATACAGCTTAATGCATATGTACTGGAATAAAGAAAAGTTAACGGAAGAGCAGATTCGAATAATGAACCATTTTAGAATGAGGATTGAACGAAATCACTCGATTATAGATATGTAA
- a CDS encoding serine hydrolase, whose translation MNTENKLNHLEKVQTELLFSGAFYAQKGNEILKGSSGFANRSEKIANLVNTRFAIASGCKIFTSVAICMLAESGEISFDTKLKDCLDTEFPHFDNDITIHHLLTHTSGVPDYFNEEIMDDFETLWKSRPMYHIRSPKDFLPMFQYEKMQDHPGSPFQYNNTGYILLGLIVEHVTKSSFTGFVEEHIFRKAGMTNVGYFEMDRLPERTALGYIEVPEGTWKSNIYSLPAKGGPDGGAFVTVEDMGRFWQALTNHELLSKDMTQLLLNPREVVDEEDNIYYGYCGFMELDDSKKVVKYIQMGYDPGVNFRSVYYPETKTTIIVCSNESEGAYELLKEIENTL comes from the coding sequence ATGAACACAGAAAACAAATTGAACCATTTAGAAAAAGTACAAACGGAACTACTATTTTCAGGTGCGTTTTACGCCCAAAAGGGAAATGAAATCTTAAAGGGAAGTAGTGGTTTTGCCAATCGATCGGAGAAAATTGCTAATCTCGTGAATACAAGGTTTGCGATTGCTTCCGGCTGTAAAATATTCACATCAGTAGCTATTTGTATGTTAGCTGAATCTGGGGAAATTTCATTTGACACAAAATTAAAAGACTGTTTAGATACGGAATTTCCGCACTTTGATAATGACATTACCATTCATCACTTACTAACACATACATCAGGTGTTCCCGACTACTTCAACGAAGAAATCATGGACGATTTCGAGACGCTTTGGAAATCACGTCCCATGTATCACATTCGGTCTCCAAAGGATTTCTTACCGATGTTTCAGTATGAAAAAATGCAAGATCATCCCGGCAGTCCATTTCAGTACAACAATACCGGTTATATATTGTTAGGCCTAATTGTCGAACATGTGACGAAGTCCAGTTTTACCGGATTCGTTGAGGAACACATTTTTCGTAAAGCTGGCATGACGAATGTGGGATATTTCGAGATGGACCGTTTACCGGAACGAACAGCCCTTGGATACATCGAAGTTCCGGAAGGGACTTGGAAATCGAATATTTATTCTTTGCCTGCAAAAGGCGGACCGGATGGCGGGGCATTTGTCACAGTGGAGGACATGGGTAGATTTTGGCAGGCATTAACGAATCACGAACTGTTATCCAAAGATATGACTCAATTGTTGTTAAATCCTCGTGAGGTAGTGGATGAAGAGGACAATATATATTATGGTTATTGCGGTTTTATGGAGTTAGACGACTCTAAAAAGGTAGTAAAGTATATTCAAATGGGCTATGATCCAGGCGTGAATTTCCGTTCAGTTTACTATCCAGAAACCAAAACGACTATCATAGTCTGTTCCAATGAATCAGAAGGTGCGTATGAACTTCTGAAAGAGATTGAAAACACCCTTTAA
- a CDS encoding GyrI-like domain-containing protein, with protein MQEIRYEIMEIPGYRAIGLKWDGAYTEVSSLKKIIYSMGSRVSELEYAINPKVQLGLSYHLRPDGFVHYSVYEVSEEQQIPEGMMEIHVPEMTYLMIHHKKEQNIGQTYDNIYHWLKESEYEPLRELDIEYFDRLPIKHERYPHDRDVNNPHFDILIPIVERT; from the coding sequence ATGCAAGAGATTCGTTATGAAATTATGGAGATACCAGGATATCGGGCAATCGGGTTAAAGTGGGATGGAGCGTACACAGAAGTAAGTAGTTTGAAAAAGATTATCTATAGCATGGGTAGTAGAGTAAGTGAGTTAGAATATGCAATCAATCCAAAGGTTCAGTTAGGTCTGTCTTATCATCTACGTCCCGACGGGTTTGTACATTATTCTGTATATGAGGTTAGCGAAGAACAGCAAATCCCAGAGGGGATGATGGAAATACATGTACCTGAAATGACTTATTTAATGATTCATCATAAAAAAGAACAAAATATCGGTCAGACTTATGACAATATCTATCATTGGCTGAAGGAAAGTGAATATGAGCCATTGAGGGAGCTTGATATAGAATATTTCGATCGTTTACCGATAAAACACGAAAGATATCCACATGATCGCGATGTTAACAATCCGCATTTTGATATCTTGATTCCTATTGTCGAAAGAACGTAA
- a CDS encoding MazG nucleotide pyrophosphohydrolase domain-containing protein has protein sequence MEQLTFQALQSYLALKYKEGRSSSGLFMKLVEEIGEVAEVLNQQEGRKSPSTDTSLEKELVDVIHYSVAIASINGIDLSKAIIEKDRQAAIKYNQSPNLEEFLLRN, from the coding sequence ATGGAGCAGTTAACATTTCAAGCATTACAAAGTTACTTAGCGTTAAAATACAAAGAGGGTCGATCTTCATCGGGATTATTCATGAAATTGGTCGAAGAAATTGGTGAAGTTGCGGAGGTCCTAAACCAGCAAGAAGGTCGAAAATCGCCTTCAACAGATACTTCTTTGGAAAAAGAGTTAGTCGATGTAATCCATTATTCGGTTGCAATTGCAAGCATTAATGGAATTGATTTGTCAAAAGCCATTATTGAAAAGGATAGGCAGGCTGCAATTAAATATAATCAATCTCCCAATTTGGAAGAGTTTTTGCTAAGGAATTGA
- a CDS encoding RNA methyltransferase encodes MKHAFEVLNKEFIYTYVRQVDEHDLCRLEMRSFFGNDSPSNVIKSKVEIDPSRSPFMKERLEVIFSGNDLNELKGHASDFVTNKTFKVTCLNSIALDTTPKLHHPERRSIEREIGELIQGEADLLEPEVNFGIVLLDEVWYFGLLQESEPIWRFHMKKPHMYSTALSTRVARAVANIAVPHPEGIRAIDPCCGIGTVLVEARSMGIDIVGRDINPLVCLGSRKNLAYFGLEGEVVMGPISEVTDTYDAAIIDMPYNLFTHITAEGQLDILRNARRITSKLVVVTIEPMDHMITEAGFEIVDRCIAKKGTFERQIVVCE; translated from the coding sequence TTGAAACATGCATTTGAGGTTTTGAATAAGGAATTCATCTACACGTATGTCCGACAAGTGGATGAACATGATTTATGCCGTTTGGAAATGCGGTCATTCTTTGGCAACGACAGCCCATCAAACGTCATAAAAAGCAAAGTGGAAATCGATCCAAGCAGAAGCCCTTTCATGAAGGAGCGCTTGGAAGTAATTTTTTCCGGAAACGACTTGAATGAATTAAAAGGACATGCCTCGGATTTTGTCACTAATAAAACATTCAAAGTAACTTGCCTGAACTCGATTGCCCTTGATACAACACCAAAACTCCATCATCCGGAAAGACGTTCTATTGAGCGGGAAATCGGTGAACTGATTCAAGGGGAAGCCGATCTTTTAGAGCCAGAAGTTAACTTTGGAATCGTTTTATTGGATGAAGTTTGGTATTTCGGCCTTCTCCAGGAAAGTGAGCCCATTTGGCGATTCCATATGAAAAAGCCCCATATGTATTCCACTGCGCTAAGCACACGTGTTGCTCGCGCTGTCGCAAATATTGCAGTCCCTCACCCTGAAGGAATACGCGCAATCGATCCTTGTTGCGGAATCGGAACCGTTTTGGTTGAGGCCCGCTCTATGGGTATCGACATCGTCGGAAGGGACATCAACCCACTCGTTTGTCTTGGCTCAAGAAAAAACCTTGCGTACTTCGGGTTGGAAGGTGAAGTTGTCATGGGCCCTATATCCGAAGTGACAGATACATATGATGCTGCGATTATCGACATGCCGTATAATTTGTTTACACATATAACTGCAGAAGGACAGCTGGACATTTTAAGAAATGCCAGACGGATCACTTCCAAGTTAGTTGTTGTCACGATTGAACCAATGGATCATATGATCACTGAGGCAGGGTTTGAGATTGTGGATCGATGTATAGCGAAAAAGGGGACATTCGAGCGGCAGATTGTTGTTTGTGAGTGA
- a CDS encoding branched-chain amino acid aminotransferase, with amino-acid sequence MLKEKIEQLVSNNEPLFPIEKEYAVKQGLYNENVEVDYKGWSFTVIERCLKETEEVIKEEHGTFMNEPVSYFSRNIDEFVYVESSIFETIGVDGIAFETDDVFLTFTVLFGLKVQKKWGPFLKDYLAANVGSKTYSAMFSDKDGLWDVNIPLDQLDGFNTEMPITDAMDLAYRFIFNLLVAIEAAN; translated from the coding sequence ATGTTAAAAGAGAAAATTGAGCAATTGGTATCGAATAACGAACCTTTATTCCCAATTGAAAAAGAATATGCTGTCAAACAAGGGTTATATAATGAAAACGTTGAAGTTGATTATAAAGGATGGAGCTTTACCGTCATTGAAAGATGCCTGAAAGAGACAGAAGAAGTAATTAAAGAGGAACATGGGACTTTCATGAATGAACCGGTTTCCTATTTTTCAAGGAACATCGATGAATTTGTTTATGTCGAATCAAGTATCTTCGAAACAATAGGAGTTGACGGCATCGCGTTCGAAACGGACGATGTTTTCCTGACATTTACGGTTTTATTTGGATTGAAAGTACAGAAAAAATGGGGTCCTTTCCTAAAGGATTATTTGGCCGCAAATGTCGGATCTAAGACATATAGTGCCATGTTTTCCGATAAAGACGGGCTTTGGGATGTAAATATCCCCCTCGACCAGTTGGATGGTTTTAATACTGAAATGCCAATTACAGATGCAATGGACCTTGCCTATCGATTCATCTTCAACCTTCTTGTAGCAATTGAGGCTGCAAATTGA
- a CDS encoding cation diffusion facilitator family transporter yields the protein MTTKQNHSIASVFAIWISLMSNIVLTVLKILVGALFNSPVLLADGFHNAGDVVASAAALTSMRYSQRPADEDHPYGHGKAEVIGSGIVAIILAIASIYIGYEAVKTFFEEPAKASVIALITAIISLVWKQALYIYTMRIGKKVNSKGLIATAYDHLADVYASLAAVIGIGLALIGDAYDISFLSYGDPFAGVIVSILVLRLAYEIGKEAMDILMEKNVSEDRLREFAALIRTIPEVKRIDRLRAREHGHYVLVDLRIGIPGTMTIQEGHDISSNIRNLIIDEHTDVDEVLIHLNPWYPGE from the coding sequence ATGACAACAAAACAAAACCATTCCATCGCTTCTGTATTTGCAATATGGATTAGTTTAATGAGCAATATTGTTTTGACTGTGTTAAAAATCCTTGTTGGTGCCCTTTTCAACAGTCCTGTTTTACTGGCAGATGGCTTCCATAACGCCGGTGATGTCGTTGCGTCTGCCGCTGCTTTAACCTCTATGCGGTATTCACAAAGACCCGCGGATGAAGACCACCCTTATGGCCATGGAAAAGCAGAAGTTATCGGTTCAGGGATTGTTGCAATTATTCTTGCCATCGCCTCCATCTATATCGGTTATGAAGCTGTTAAGACTTTTTTTGAGGAGCCAGCAAAAGCAAGTGTCATTGCTTTGATTACCGCAATCATCTCTCTCGTCTGGAAGCAGGCACTATATATTTATACAATGCGTATCGGAAAGAAAGTGAACAGTAAGGGGCTTATTGCAACTGCCTATGACCATCTTGCGGATGTATACGCTTCTCTTGCTGCAGTCATCGGAATCGGTTTGGCACTAATTGGTGATGCGTACGATATTTCTTTCCTTTCGTACGGTGATCCGTTCGCAGGTGTGATTGTCTCCATTCTTGTTCTTAGACTTGCCTACGAAATTGGGAAAGAAGCAATGGATATTTTAATGGAAAAGAATGTATCGGAAGATCGCCTGAGAGAATTTGCTGCCCTAATTCGCACGATTCCTGAAGTGAAACGGATCGACCGACTTCGTGCGCGTGAACATGGACATTACGTTCTTGTCGACCTACGAATCGGCATTCCAGGAACGATGACGATTCAAGAAGGACATGATATTTCAAGTAATATTCGAAATTTGATAATTGATGAGCATACCGACGTAGATGAAGTGCTAATTCACTTGAACCCTTGGTATCCGGGGGAATAA
- the argH gene encoding argininosuccinate lyase, which translates to MKLWGGRFTSRADKIMEQFNTSLPVDHRLFREDIAGSLAHVSMLVHGDLLTPEEGDLLIQGLESILDDIESGVLVIEGDYEDIHSFVEVHLTERIGEAGKKLHTARSRNDQVAVDMRLYAKNKAVEVMDGLQTLIDSLHAKAKDNNVIMPGYTHLQRAQVVTFGHHLGAYEQMFKRDKKRVGNALKLLDENPLGCGALAGTTHAIDREVTTALLRFAKPVDNFLDGVSDRDYMLELMSDFSIIMMHLSRLSEELILWSSQEFKFITMADAYSTGSSIMPQKKNPDAAELIRGKTGRVYGSLFALLTTLKGLPLTYNKDMQEDKEQFFDALDTVLDCMEIMSKMIDTLKVNAENMKAAIKAGFLNATEVADYLVSKGTPFRDAHEIVGKIIIYCDAEKKAIEELTVQELTMFSHKIADDIYEYIDYENILTKGNKTLMREIGE; encoded by the coding sequence ATGAAGCTTTGGGGAGGACGTTTTACAAGTCGCGCGGATAAAATAATGGAGCAATTCAATACATCATTACCGGTTGATCATAGACTATTTCGAGAGGATATCGCAGGTAGCCTTGCACATGTTAGTATGCTTGTTCATGGTGATTTGCTGACTCCGGAAGAAGGGGACTTACTCATTCAAGGACTCGAATCGATTTTAGATGACATTGAATCCGGGGTATTAGTGATTGAAGGGGATTATGAAGATATCCATTCTTTCGTGGAGGTGCATTTGACGGAGCGAATTGGTGAGGCAGGTAAAAAGCTTCATACAGCTCGCAGCCGGAATGACCAAGTGGCTGTTGATATGCGGTTATATGCAAAGAATAAAGCGGTTGAGGTGATGGATGGACTTCAAACCTTAATTGATTCATTACATGCGAAAGCGAAGGACAATAATGTGATCATGCCGGGGTATACGCATTTGCAACGCGCGCAAGTCGTAACTTTTGGTCATCATTTAGGCGCTTATGAGCAAATGTTCAAACGTGATAAGAAACGTGTTGGGAATGCACTAAAATTATTAGATGAAAACCCTTTAGGATGCGGTGCGCTTGCTGGCACGACACATGCGATCGATCGAGAGGTGACAACAGCACTTCTACGCTTTGCAAAACCGGTCGATAACTTTTTGGATGGAGTGAGCGACCGCGATTATATGCTTGAACTCATGTCCGATTTCTCGATCATCATGATGCATTTAAGCCGATTGAGTGAAGAGCTGATTTTATGGAGCAGCCAGGAATTCAAATTCATTACGATGGCGGATGCTTATTCGACGGGCAGCAGCATTATGCCGCAGAAGAAAAATCCAGATGCAGCTGAGTTGATCCGTGGGAAGACGGGAAGGGTGTACGGTTCACTTTTCGCCTTATTGACGACGTTAAAAGGTCTTCCACTAACATATAACAAGGACATGCAGGAAGATAAAGAGCAGTTTTTCGATGCGCTTGATACAGTGCTTGACTGCATGGAGATTATGTCTAAGATGATCGATACATTGAAAGTGAATGCGGAGAATATGAAGGCTGCAATTAAAGCAGGATTCCTGAATGCGACCGAAGTGGCGGATTATTTGGTTAGCAAAGGGACACCATTCCGTGATGCACATGAAATAGTGGGGAAGATTATCATTTATTGCGACGCGGAGAAGAAGGCGATTGAGGAATTGACCGTCCAGGAGCTAACGATGTTCAGTCATAAAATTGCGGATGATATATATGAGTATATCGACTATGAAAATATATTGACGAAGGGGAATAAAACGTTGATGAGAGAGATTGGGGAGTAA
- a CDS encoding SDR family oxidoreductase, with protein MGVANERSLAWGVAKSLFEVGANVIFTYRKERSLAKLEKALESNGLEPKMIVQCDVNEDESIQQAFSSIGEKLGTIHGVVHSIAFAHAEDLKNDFVETTRSGYAFAQDSSSYSLVATAREARRYMTEGGSIITMSYLGAERVLDGYNVMGVAKAALEASVRYLANDLGKDAIRVNAISAGAVRTLSAKGVPSFNKILGQIEEKAPLKRNITNEEVAKMSIAMLSDLSSGVTGEVIYVDGGYHIMG; from the coding sequence ATGGGCGTGGCGAATGAACGCAGCCTTGCGTGGGGAGTTGCAAAATCTCTATTTGAGGTTGGTGCAAATGTCATCTTCACATATCGTAAGGAACGTTCCCTTGCGAAACTTGAAAAAGCATTGGAAAGCAATGGTCTGGAACCGAAAATGATCGTACAATGTGATGTCAATGAGGATGAAAGCATCCAGCAAGCTTTCTCGTCAATCGGTGAAAAACTTGGCACAATCCATGGCGTCGTTCATTCGATCGCATTTGCACATGCTGAAGATTTAAAGAATGATTTTGTTGAAACGACAAGAAGCGGCTATGCATTTGCACAAGATTCAAGTTCTTATTCACTTGTTGCAACAGCGAGGGAAGCCCGTCGTTATATGACAGAAGGCGGCTCAATCATTACGATGAGTTATTTGGGTGCTGAACGCGTTCTTGACGGATATAACGTCATGGGCGTAGCGAAGGCTGCACTTGAAGCGTCTGTACGCTACTTAGCAAATGACCTTGGAAAAGACGCAATCCGTGTGAATGCGATTTCTGCAGGTGCTGTACGTACGTTGTCAGCAAAAGGTGTTCCATCCTTCAATAAGATCTTAGGTCAAATTGAAGAGAAAGCTCCTTTGAAGCGCAATATTACGAATGAAGAAGTTGCGAAGATGTCTATCGCAATGTTAAGCGACCTATCGAGCGGAGTGACTGGTGAAGTAATTTACGTTGATGGTGGATATCATATTATGGGATGA